A window of Nicotiana tabacum cultivar K326 chromosome 24, ASM71507v2, whole genome shotgun sequence contains these coding sequences:
- the LOC142178508 gene encoding VQ motif-containing protein 25-like, protein MYNMEAAGVMTQKQSYLSIKSPSSVLGMNKNSQTISKMKPKIRIIHIFAPEIIKTDVANFRELVQRLTGKPSEKKKNNNNSYNNIKKRQQITTKKKDDQQWRIVNKQLVPKKMELIRSGCNYPSEFRERIKGEEDIWRNANSGAGFLGGFQDYDGCFMQDFNLLPLDASAQLDAYGPVA, encoded by the coding sequence ATGTATAACATGGAAGCTGCTGGTGTAATGACACAGAAACAAAGCTATTTATCAATAAAAAGTCCATCATCAGTACTAGGGATGAACAAGAATTCACAAACAATATCCAAAATGAAGCCAAAAATTCGCATAATTCACATATTTGCACCTGAGATTATAAAGACAGACGTGGCGAATTTTCGGGAACTTGTCCAAAGACTCACAGGGAAGCCatcagagaagaagaagaacaacaacaacagttacaataatatcaagaaaagacaacaaattactaccaagaagaaaGATGATCAGCAGTGGAGAATTGTTAACAAGCAATTAGTTCCCAAAAAAATGGAGCTAATTAGGAGTGGATGTAATTATCCCTCAGAGTTTagagaaagaattaaaggagaagAAGATATTTGGAGGAATGCAAATTCTGGGGCAGGTTTTTTGGGTGGTTTTCAAGATTATGATGGCTGTTTCATGCAAGATTTTAATTTGCTCCCTTTGGATGCTTCTGCTCAGTTGGATGCTTATGGACCAGTTGCTTGA